One stretch of Musicola paradisiaca NCPPB 2511 DNA includes these proteins:
- a CDS encoding methyl-accepting chemotaxis protein, whose product MQLTFRRWSLGVKLSVIASLIVAVLFIAFTLSLTRSAGEKLESLTLSNMESQVTGMNDMISLYDASLQSSVDSYTRLFASFIPATFTLDNQTRQPTGGTSVPTLKAGDIVLNMNTAIVDDFLTRTGAISTVFVRDGDDFVRVTTSLKKEDGTRAIGTKLDRESPAYAPVTGNRVYRGLTTLFGKQYITQYQPVSDHTGNVIAILFVGVDISKEFTQMQQRILEKKIGESGYFFALNNAGKTAGAYLVHSKLSGQKPNWSGDTLQQALKNEHGILEYDDNNLQGDDKTQIMVYRSVPQWKWVLVGTISKASLMADINHTRNLFLGGGILLVAIFALFFAFLTRRWVSQPLDEVIKVAEQFAAGNLQATLTTRNEDEVGRLVDAINGIGHGLTQIVAQVRLSAEEISSSTDALARDSENISEQISRQASSVEETSATMEQISSTVKQNADNVSLVRKLAVESADAAQNGSKTVSESVATMGEIKSSSQRIADITTTIQSIAFQTNILALNAAVEAARAGEQGKGFAVVAGEVRSLAQRSASAVREIEALISESLDRIDAGYRISATTQTAMEDLRNRIQQVSTIINDIDIASREQTLGIDQINLAINQIGQATHENAALVQNSDNTAQGLREKGSNLSNLVSVFRINARQARF is encoded by the coding sequence ATGCAGCTTACTTTTAGACGCTGGAGCCTTGGTGTCAAACTGTCGGTTATCGCCTCCCTGATCGTCGCGGTGCTCTTCATCGCCTTTACGCTCAGCCTGACGCGCTCCGCCGGCGAGAAACTGGAATCATTGACGTTGAGCAATATGGAAAGCCAGGTTACAGGCATGAACGATATGATCAGCCTGTACGACGCCAGCCTACAGTCCAGCGTCGATAGCTATACCCGCCTTTTCGCCAGTTTTATCCCTGCCACTTTTACGCTGGATAACCAAACTCGTCAGCCGACGGGCGGCACCTCCGTGCCCACGCTAAAAGCCGGCGACATCGTCCTGAATATGAATACCGCCATCGTTGACGACTTTCTTACCCGCACCGGCGCTATTTCCACGGTATTTGTACGCGACGGCGACGACTTTGTCCGCGTCACCACATCGCTGAAAAAAGAGGACGGAACCCGCGCCATCGGTACCAAACTCGACCGGGAAAGCCCGGCCTACGCTCCCGTGACAGGCAACCGGGTTTACCGCGGTCTGACGACGCTGTTCGGCAAACAGTACATCACCCAGTACCAACCGGTGTCCGATCATACCGGCAACGTCATCGCCATCCTGTTCGTGGGGGTGGATATCAGTAAAGAGTTCACCCAGATGCAGCAACGCATTCTGGAGAAGAAAATTGGCGAAAGCGGCTATTTCTTTGCGCTGAACAACGCAGGCAAGACAGCGGGCGCTTATCTGGTACACAGTAAGTTGAGCGGCCAGAAGCCGAACTGGTCCGGCGATACGCTGCAGCAGGCGCTGAAAAACGAGCATGGAATTTTGGAGTATGACGACAACAACCTGCAAGGCGACGATAAAACGCAAATCATGGTCTATCGCTCTGTTCCGCAATGGAAATGGGTGCTGGTAGGGACGATCAGTAAAGCCAGCCTGATGGCCGACATCAACCACACGCGCAACCTGTTTCTGGGCGGCGGTATCCTGCTGGTGGCGATTTTTGCGTTGTTCTTCGCCTTCCTCACCCGCCGTTGGGTCAGCCAGCCGTTGGACGAAGTGATCAAAGTGGCGGAACAATTCGCGGCGGGCAACCTGCAAGCCACGCTCACGACCCGCAATGAAGATGAGGTCGGACGATTGGTGGACGCCATCAACGGCATCGGCCACGGATTGACGCAGATCGTCGCTCAGGTGCGTCTCTCGGCGGAGGAGATCTCCTCCAGCACTGACGCACTGGCGCGGGATAGCGAAAATATCAGCGAGCAGATCTCCCGCCAGGCCAGCAGCGTCGAAGAAACGTCCGCCACCATGGAACAGATCTCCTCGACGGTGAAACAGAATGCGGACAATGTCTCGCTGGTCAGAAAGTTGGCGGTGGAAAGCGCCGATGCGGCCCAAAACGGCAGCAAAACAGTTTCCGAATCGGTGGCGACGATGGGCGAAATCAAATCTTCGTCGCAGCGTATCGCCGACATCACGACCACCATCCAGTCAATCGCCTTCCAGACCAACATTCTGGCGCTCAACGCTGCGGTGGAAGCCGCACGGGCCGGCGAGCAAGGCAAAGGATTCGCCGTGGTGGCAGGCGAGGTTCGCTCCCTGGCCCAGCGCAGCGCCTCCGCAGTCAGAGAAATCGAAGCGCTGATTTCCGAATCGCTGGATCGCATCGACGCGGGCTATCGCATTTCGGCAACGACGCAAACAGCGATGGAGGATTTACGCAACCGTATCCAGCAGGTCAGCACCATCATCAACGACATCGATATCGCCTCCCGGGAGCAAACATTGGGGATAGACCAGATCAACCTGGCGATTAAC